The following nucleotide sequence is from Zea mays cultivar B73 chromosome 1, Zm-B73-REFERENCE-NAM-5.0, whole genome shotgun sequence.
GATTTCGTCGTTAAAATCGCGTGCTGAAGGATAAATTGGATCATAACCTCGCGCACGATTTCACTCGGACGATGCGCGATTTGGATTATTTTACCCCaaacattttagtcgtcgagttcaaactaatttgctcgggataaaaatcatccgagtgggtCGGGCTTCCAAATTcgcattcgcgcgagcgatgagttTTAAATATTCACCGGATGCACCGATTTTCAGAACGACTACGTTCTGAATAACACGAAAATttcggaagagcccggatagataaaaaaaATGACGTCGCGCTCACGACACACGGGACATATGCGATATTAAAATTGCGATAGGCAAAAATAATTAGACCTTAGTGTCTGTCTTATTTACTGATATCACGTGCTTAAAttcgtactcgttgtcgagcggaatataaacacctggggtgtacgttacagtaaccttcggatttatcaacaacacaaggactgaacaagttgtgttcgatattgttgacatggaatacccttacaatgcaatcattgatcgtggtactctcaatgccttcgaagcaattcttcatccagcatatctttgcatgaagataccttcggaccaaggacctattgccattcatggaagtcaggaagctgccagaagggccgaagaaaattggacagactcaaaagcaatccataacatagatggagctgaagcttgtgagcagtacaggtttagaagggagaaagctgcttcggccgatcagccgaagcccatgcttttatgtgaggacatagcagagcagaaggtgctattgggatcccaactgtctgaagaacaggagaaaaccttgataagatttctgttcaacaacaaagatgtttttgcatggtcagttaatgatctttgcggagtcaacagggatgttattgaaaactcgctcaatgttgacccatcctttagacccagaaaggagaggcttcagaagatgtctgatgacaaggccgaaggtgctcgaaatgaagtaaaaaggctcctcagtgccggagttatcagagaggtaaaatacccagaatggctggctaacactattatggtaaaaaaggccaatggtaaatggagaatgtgtattgattttactgatctcaacaaggcctgtccgaaggatgagtttccattgccaaggatagattctttggttgatgcagcagcttcatcagagcttatgagtctgctggattgttattcaggctatcatcaaatttggatgaagaaggaggatgagccaaaaaccagcttcatcacccctagtggaacatattgttaccttcggatgcccgaggggctcaagaatgctggaggaagcttcagcagaatgacagcgaaggttcttcattctcagataggcagaaatgtgctaacttatgttgatgatatcattgtaaaaagcacgaagcaagataatcacattgctgatctgcaggagaccttcgctaattttagacaggccggtttaaagttgaatccagaaaaatgtgtcttcggagtgaagaaagggaaatttcttggttgtctagtttcaacaaaagggattgaggctaatccaaataaaatcgaagctatccttcgaatggaaccaccaagtacaaaaaagggggctcaaagattgacaggaagactgacatctctcaacagatttatatctagatcagcagagagaaatttaccatttttcgaagtgctgaagtcagccgaagtttttcaatggggaccagttcaacagaaagccttcgaagagctgaagcaatatttgatagacctaacaacactaactccaccaacgccaggggctcctctgttgttatatgtggcagcttcgcactcagcggtaagtgcaacacttgtccaggagaagcttgaaggccaagtcaaaaagcaagcccaatatactttgtatctgaagttcttagtttatcaaagaaaaattatacagaattggagaaggtgctgtatgctgttttgatggcctccaggaagcttcggcactattttcaggcatacaatatagttgttccttcttcacaaccgttgaaggatattatgagaaatagagaagctactggaagggttggaaaatgggttgcggaactcaatgaattttgtattgattatgtgcatagatcttcgattcagtcccaagcattggcagacttcattgctgactggacgccaggggcttaggaagaagaagcgagtaaagatgccgaagtatggacagtattttgcgatggatcttggggaaccttcggagcaggagcagctgctgtgttggtcgcaccttccaaagttaaaaacttgttatgcaacaagacttgatttcagttgcacaaataacattgctgagtacgaagctttactcCTGGGTCTTcgaaagctaaaggcaatgggaatcagaagggcggttcttaaaactgattcccaggttatttctggtcatattgacaaaagttataaagcaagagatccgaagctcgaaaaatatttagacacggtccgaaggattgaggcttcctttgaagggttttctgttaaaaatattcctcgtggagaaaattaatatgctgatttattagctaagtcagcagcacaggggctgccattaccttcggaagtatttttcaaaacaataaaagcaccttcggttgagcttcttgaaagagcagtcctcaacatatctcctgtttatagtgaagactggagaactgagatcatctctttccttcagggtaacttttctttcagatgacgaagcttataacaggaggatagaggcaagagctcgaccatatgtcaccaCAACCTTCTATGCCTTCTGTGACATTAACATTACATCACAAACAATAGTATTTTTGTCATACCTTACATGTTGGTGACGTGATTGTGACGAAAATCACATCGTCACAGAAGGTGCGTGTTAAATGGTGTACTATGACGAATAACAAAAAAACGTCATAATAGTTTATGACGCAAACTACAAACGTCACTAATTCTATGACACTCGAATTCGTCACTAATTATGTCTAAATACGTCACAATTCATGTAGTCGTGCCTTGCCACGTGACTGATTACGTGGCGAGATGACATGGCAGTTGATGTGGCAGGTGATGTGGCGAAAATGTTGTGACGATTTCATTCGTCACAGATGTTATGACGTGGCATGCCACATggcagatgatgtggcaaaattaTGTGACAAAAATATTTGTCATAAATATCAATGAGGTGGCAATATATGTATGACGAATTTTTTCATCACAAAGTACGATGACGTTGCAATATATTTATGACGGATTGTTCATCATAAGGCGTGATGAATTCATAGCGTCATGGAATATTATGAAATCAGATACTAATAACAAAAACATTGAATTATTTAGTTCAACATTCACACAATTCATACAAGAGATACTTTTATAACTTCAAATCATATGATTGTAGATCATGTAACTTAAAATACAAAGGAAATCCTATAACTTGAACCCAAAGTATGAAAGTTTAAACATATTCCAAATTTATAAAACCTGAATCCAGAACTAATATAACATGATACTATAGCAGCGTTAAGATGGGGGCGCTTGGCTTCGATTGAAGCTCAACAGTTGATGGAGGAGACTGTTATTTTCTTCCATCGATCTCTTCATATTGTCCATGGTCTCCTTTGAGGCCTGTGCCTGAGCCTTTAAGGTTTCTATTTCTTCCCGAAGTTCATCTTTTTCTAGCCTCTCAGACTCCAATTGATTCTGAAGTTCTTGAAACTTTGCAGAAACAGTTGTTGTGGAGCTTTTCTTGGAGTTATCTTGCAGACCAACATTATGTAGAAATAAACTGGAGCCCCCTAGCACTTCAGAAACAACTTCCATAGGAGACTTTTGTTGTTGTCCATCCTCAACTGTTGTTGTCACCATTGCTTCCATGTCAACCTATTATAAATATTATTTGTTAGTATAATATAGTCGTACTTGTAATTTTTCAGAACAAACATACAAGCAAACGAGTACTCACAATTGCTTTCTTTACATTTTCAGAAAAACCTTTCTTCTTGCTGCAATGCATGTCCTTGAAAAGATCTATTACACTCGGTTCAACATCCTTATATTTCTCTTGTTTCTAAAGTGAGAAAATGAATCTAGTGAGAATAGAGACCTTGACATATAATGTACAAGTCGGATTTATAAATTTCAATATGACATATATTGAAGATTGAACATTTGTTAAAAGATTTACAATACATTTTAGATATGGACAGTACTAAATCGGTTGAATGAAATAATATTTCTAGTAGATATGAGCAGTGCTAATTCATCATCTAAAAAGATAAAAGACAGAGATGGCAGCAGGCTGCTTTCTCTACATCTTGGCATTGGGCTGCTTTCCCTGCAGTAGTAGTTGCAATGCAGCCACAATGAAAAGAGGAAGCAAACTCCAATAAATAAACTAGAAGACATATTTTGTACTGTTATCAAAATGGTCTATAATTTACAACATAGAATTGTGGATATATTGACTGAAAGCTAGTCAAACTTCTCTGAAGGCCTAGGAAACAGCTCTGACATCCAATGATCATTTTCTTACTAATAAATTAGGGGACAACTTTATGAGTAAATAGAGATGGTAAAATTGAATTTACTGACAGCATTAAACAATCAAAGATTTGTCAACTATGCAGTTCAGTAACCAATGATGATTTTCTTACCAGTAaataagcttttgcaatatatgaTTGGGATCCTGTGCATTGTTGATACTGTACTTTTTCACGATTAAGTTTATTCTTCATACAACTATCATGTACATTAAATCAACATGTTAGAAATAATATGTACAATAAGTAGTGTGAAATAGTATAGCAGTTTTCAAAGTCTACATTAGTTAATTATTCCATTTGTTTTCTCTAGGTGCTACTGTATTTGATGGTTTTAGTTATGTTGCAGAATCTAAACTATACATATTGTTTATTGGGTGCATTCACCAAGGATGGTGCAAAAGCTAGATCAATGTTCCATTATCTAAAAGGTAGACACTTAATGTGGACATAAATTATTTTGGACGAAATGTGAAAACAGGAAAGGTAAAATTCATAAGGATATCCATGATTTCACTTCAAGCAATAAAGATAGTACAGTGCAAGCCAGTGGAGATTTATTGCAAAAACCTTGTGTTTTGGGGTAGACCACTTCTCCACCAACTTTCTCCAGTCCTCATCAGACATGCTTGAAATAGGCGATGTAGTCCTCACTTGATTAGCAGGTATCCCATTGAAATACTTTTGTTTTAGTCTATACCTCATTTGGCGTTGTCCAACCTTTAGCATATCTAGACAAGCATCTTCCACTGCCTTGCTATCATTGTCCATGGTGAATTGAGCCTAGTAAAGAAGAAACAATTTCAACAATAATTGAAAATGTCAATGAACTGTAACTTGACAAATGAGTAAAAGTAACTTACATTAACTTTTCCAATATAGTTTTTTATTGTAGGTTCATTCTCTTTCCTCTTGTACTCCTTCCAGTGGTGAAATATTGGAATGTGCTGCCGCAATGTGATTCCCCCCTCTGATGCAAACTTAGCAGCTTGAATGGGTGGCTCCGGCCTCTTGCTCCCTTCAGTAATTTGGATTGGAATCTTCATTCCTAGTCCTCTACTTAACGATTCAAGTTGTTTGCCCATACTTTTTCTCCTTGGTATGATATCTATTGTTCCTGGTCAGGACACAAAAAGTTGTTGATATGTGTGATGCTGCATATAACTAAGAATTAGTTGCCATAAATCATACTAAAACATATGAGTAATTTTGTTCAAATTTAAGTTATACTAGTTACCTAAACTAATGCTGGAAAACATAAAAGTTATTTGCTCAAGATAGTTCAATGTCTAAATAGTTAAAATGTTTAGTTACCTTCAACTGCATTGTGGTTATCACTCTCCTCCTGTATCAGAGAATTAGGCTCTATAGCATTATCTATGTTATGTGTTGGGTTATTGTCTATGGTGGTATTTGCACTAGGTTGTGTAGGAACAACAAGAGTTTCGATCGAATCATGGTTTGTAGCAGGACATGAACTGAGTTGTTTATGAACAGACAGGTTGTGGCTATTTTCTTGGTTTATTTCAGCAATTCTTTGCCTAGTGACTCTAATTGTTCGCTCCTGCACAGGTGCCACAATTCTTTTATTTCCTCTTGTTACTTTTGTTGAGATCTGATCACCATCATTGGATATGTTGGCACGACCATCGTTACGACATTGGGATTCCTGAATATGTAGAATACAATAAGGATATGCATATCAAATTCATTGTGAACCCAAAACTAAAGATAGATAATTGAGAAACTAAGAATTAACTGTAGTGACCTCTTCATTAGAATTGTCAGTGTTTTCACCATCATATAAACTCTCTGATTGCTGAGGACAGTCTTCTTTGTTGTTTGTAGCTGTAGCAGTCACTAGTGATTTCAGTTGTCCAAGGCCTAGCCGTTGAAACAATTGATTGTTCTTCATCATATTCATAGCCCTTATTTTCTCGTAATCAGTTGGCACAGGTTCTATTAATGTAACATAAAGTAAATTAAAGGCATACAATACTGAAACAAAATAAATTAAGAAGGTATTGCCATAAAGAGTAAATTACCTTCGGGTTTCCGTGAGGTCCATGTGGACCTCTTCCCTGGAGCCATCTTTGTCTTCTGACGGAGTGGCCGTGGGGAGGTCACCGGATCAACAACCACCAGATGCAGGGGTGGACCTAGGTATTATATAAAAAATTGTTTAAAGAAGGTATACTAGAGTAATATATATGCAGCCAGACACACATTCACTATTCAGGTTATAACCCCATCATGAACAGAAATGGTGATGTTGAATAGCTAAAATAACATCAAAGCCTGTCTTGTTcaaccatttcagcttgatcatgTAATGGATGGAAAGATAAAATAGATAGCACAAATGTATCCATGCATATGAAAAAGGACCCTACAAAAAATAAGTCATGCTACAATCTAGCGGACCTAGGAATTTTGAAAGTAATCTCAAATGCCTACAGCAGCATCTGGTATATAGGATCAATAATTCGAGGCATGCATGCATAATGTGAAGGTTTATGTTCTACAGATCACAATAGGAAATACCAGTGAGCTCAAGAATCGGATCTAACTTCTTTCCACTTGTCATTACCCAATAAAAAAACATAAATCTCAACAGATGATTAGATCAGATGAATCCAAAGTTCAAAAGCGATTGCTAGATAAAATATGAAACCATTTGGTACTAATCCATACGACACTAGCAATAAAACATGTGAGAGGGCAAAGAATTCTGATTACACAGTACTCAGCCGGAGGCGGCAGGCGCTGGCCACCGAGGTCCAGAGAGACAGGGTAGCGGGGTCCTGGAGTCCACGGCGTCTAGACGGCGTGGCGTCCTACACGCTGGGCATCACGGAGGGGGGTGCGATAGCTGGCGCTAGCGGCTGTATCTAGGGTTCCCCGATTACTTGAAGGCTGGAAAAAAGATCGGAGGTAGGATCTTGGTGAGCTGGGAGGAGGGGAAATCGTGGGGAGGTGGGGCCGTGGGGTGGTTGTTGAGAGAAAGTGCAGTAATTACGGGAGAATATAGAAGTGGAGTAGTCTGTTTTTGGTAGGGACTATATTGGTTCAATTTTGATTAAAAAGAATAATATTTATCTGAAAATAGGTACGCCGTCACAAGAAAATATTTAAAAAAAACTAATACATGCGCATATGCAAAAAGAAAAATGTGCAAGCAATCCTCTGGAACACTTTTGATTATGTAGAAAGAAGAGCATTCGCTTGTCGTCTATAAAGAAAAATGTCCTATATTGCATAGAATAAAAAATATTTCGTTTTTGTTCTTAAATAAAGACAGTATTTGCTTGTTTCTGAGGTAAACTAAAAATTTATCATCTCGACAAAAAGATGTTGTAAACCCCATTCGTATTTTATATTAGATGTTATAAGCATCGCCTCATTAAAAAATAGGTAATAATTTTCTAAGGTTCTAAACaaatttataataatattaattAAAATGATGTGTTTCTGAAGGGCAGTTCAGTCTGTGAAATGATTGTGCGAAGAATTGGCCCTGTCGGCGGGCGTAAGTGTGCCCATGAGCCCATCGACTACGGTGCCCTGCATGGCTCCGACCACCATGACCACGACAGCCTCGATGTGGGCGGGCTGTTTTGCTAGACACGTCTACACGTCGGCCTCCGACGACCTATTATGGTAATCGGAGAGAACAATAATACACGCGACGAAGCAGATGACATTGATGAAGCGCTCATAGATCAAGGGACACTGAGTACCCGCCGTCGTGGTCGCTGTGGACTACTCTCTTTTTCCCCCTTCCACCACAACGGACATGACGATTCTTGCTTTTTTCTACTTTTATTATGGCGCGATGCTTCGATTTCCGCATGGAAGTTTCTCATGGCCTTGCGAGGATTGTGCTGTGTGGGGTTCTACGGTTTGTTCAGCAGCGGTTTAATATATAGGAATTTGTACTACAATAAATCATTAACTATATACTGATACTACGAAATGTGGGCTATTTTTCATTCTTCAATGTGATAAATGATACAAAACGTATTTTTCATTCTTGTATGAAGATCTAAATAATGTTTGTGTAGCTAAATATCTAAATAAAATTTTTATAGTTTTGTATAACAAACCCGAAAATATTAACCAAATGTATGTGTTATGTAGTACTCACCACATCACTTGTAAGTCAAAGTATGCAACACCATGACTCAAGGTGATGTGGCGATCCGATGTGACATGGACTAAACTCTAGTCACTCGTTAGTTAAGTGGAGACTCATTGTATGTCTACAACATGACCATTTCTCTCATGGTGGATGAAAATGGACATGGTAAAACTCAGTTAAGATGTATTGTTTTAAACATGGTAAAGTATGCAACACCATGATTCAAGgtggttgttggggacttgttctcaaatgctataagaacaaggcaacacagaaaatgttaatcggttaagtccttcgtccttcgaagcattattccccttaggatataatggtttccggacgaaggttatgaagggcgtaccttcataaatacattatatagcAACGAAGAATGAATTGTagagaatataaaagataacatagataattatatattattattatatataaacagaaataacattgaattacagatgtaccttcaacttgaaggagatgaaagtacgagcgtgacgcaaaagtgaatgcccagtcagcgtgagcaatacggggatactgttcacctatttataggcgtgggacacagcccatacaaaattacattcatgccctttacaattgataataattctatagtaatctatcagggtccgaatagccttttcatctttaagtcggtttcactttctgctgccacgccgaagctttcctgctcacaccttcggcgctgcatAAACCTTCGTATCACTCTGAtctgctgtgatgccgacttgagtccgaagatacctgttcacacattatactctagaaatactattaaatcctgtttttgaggaccttcggagccgaaggcccccaacagtagcccctcgcaatattaattaaaataataaatttagattgcgacatggacgaaggctttacgccgaaggtccgaaaaaacaccttccctttgctagaatagcaacattcactgacaagcggggtctttcaatttccaacgcactaggcgtataaatacagtcataccgcaaactcatttggcacgctctctggctatctgctcctgctcactcaatttttagctcttgtgcactaagatttgttaagcttttagttttgaagcttcggctttgaaaatagttttttagtgtctccgaagatgtctgaagataagaaggctgctgctgagatgaagctgagcctcgacgaagagaaaaacttggggtttcttatagcgatgtcaaagaccaatacagaaaaaatcaccaaggagattttggaagttttgtctgaagatactggt
It contains:
- the LOC103644717 gene encoding uncharacterized protein produces the protein MAPGKRSTWTSRKPEEPVPTDYEKIRAMNMMKNNQLFQRLGLGQLKSLVTATATNNKEDCPQQSESLYDGENTDNSNEEESQCRNDGRANISNDGDQISTKVTRGNKRIVAPVQERTIRVTRQRIAEINQENSHNLSVHKQLSSCPATNHDSIETLVVPTQPSANTTIDNNPTHNIDNAIEPNSLIQEESDNHNAVEGTIDIIPRRKSMGKQLESLSRGLGMKIPIQITEGSKRPEPPIQAAKFASEGGITLRQHIPIFHHWKEYKRKENEPTIKNYIGKVNAQFTMDNDSKAVEDACLDMLKGKQPNAKM
- the LOC118476012 gene encoding uncharacterized protein; translated protein: MHCSKKKGFSENVKKAIVDMEAMVTTTVEDGQQQKSPMEVVSEVLGGSSLFLHNVGLQDNSKKSSTTTVSAKFQELQNQLESERLEKDELREEIETLKAQAQASKETMDNMKRSMEENNSLLHQLLSFNRSQAPPS